ATGTGCAAAGAGTGCTAGTTAGGTCACGCGGATAAGAAGAACAACCATGAAGAAAACGCAAGTCATCACGAAAATCACAATCCAAGTGAAGCAAGAAGTCTTGAAACTCTCTGAGTACACCTCCATGGCTCGTTTATTAGCACGGCTAGTGCTCGCCAAGCTATGCTCCACAGCATTTTCTGTTGAATCCAGAATCTGCGAGGACAATAGGCAAAGTTTAAGGTTTTGTTAGTTGAACAAACATGAGCAACTCATGAAGGTCAAATGCAATTTTTGTGAAATCCAAAGAAACTGACGAAAATGTAATTTCTCAGGAGTAACACCACGCGAAAATGAAGCCATGACTCGAATCAAAACATTTTGAATAAATCAACCTATCGAAACTTTAGCACTTCAGTTTATAGTACAATGCATTATATATCGGCATTAATTGATAAAACACAATCAGCATACAGAAACGTGAAGTGGATCTATTTATATCATAATGCGGGAATATCAAGCTCATCTAAATCCTTTAAACTTGTAAAAGCATTTTACATAAAACCCAATTGTCAGTCTGATGGCAGAGCTTTTGATCCACTTTTTAACCCAGCATTTTCACCAGAGTTGTGGCATAACTCATGGCACTTTAGAAGTTGAGCTAGTTTTATAACTTGTATGGTTAAAAATCCTCTTTCACAACATTATGAAATTTTTTACATTGATGGTGAAGGCCTAATACACATTCCAACTTCACCTCCGCTGATGAAGGTGAATATTGTCTATTGTCCAAACAGCTAAGATTCAGATTTTCTCCCCATGATAGAATATCCAATACATTCTTACATTAAGTACTAGATCTATTTGTGAGCTTTGTAACAAAGTTGGCAGAACAGAATGAAGGAAAACTAAAGAATTGACTTGCCTTCTCCGTATCTTGCAAAGATTTATTCATCAACAAACTGCTTTCCTTGAGCTGCCGAGCTAACCCAACCATTTCATCGGTCAGATCTTCTTGAAGTTTTCTGTTTTATTAAAGAAGATTAGTGAAAATACAAGAGTATTTTTCACTAGGTGAATGGTTCCCTCAATGGCAAGATATTAAAATGACACTTTGGAAAGTCTACTATAGAAGTAGCATGAGCCAGCATCTTTATTGGCTAGAAATTAACATTACATTACAGAAACTATGTCAATCGGTTTGGGTGTGTCTGATTTTACTTGACTACATCAACTGTGAGATAAATTAGGGATCATATCTTCATACCTACTAAATGGTAACAACATCTATTTACTTCTAAACTATATACTAGTAGAGTTGAGGGGGGGGGGAAGGGCAAGCAAAAGCTATGTATGACCAATTTAGAAACTGAGATTGTGGATGGCAAAATCAGACAATCAGCATGAACTTCAAAATGGGTTATTATGAAGTCAAACAAAAAAATGGAAGAATTGAGAGATGaaaaaattactataaatatGTATAAGAGAACTTGACAAACAGTAAATAGAAAGGGGAAAAAAGTGAAGATGCTTATAAAAACTAATATATAATAAAGTACCATTTTATGGTTAGAGATGTATGCCTAGCTCAAGATTTTTGTGCCTCATTTACTTCATTACGGTGAGACTTTAAATGGTAAGCTTTACAACACATGGAAAGGCTCCTGGCAGAGAAGTGACAAAAACCTACACACGGCAACTGAGTGACTCCCCAGTCAACTACCATACTCATGGAATATAAATTGATCCTTGTAGCAAAATTGTTAGTGTTTTTCATTCAACTAGGCACTGACAATGATATTCCAGGTCAGCCAGACTTTTGAACATGAAAAGCATGATTCATAACTTGTTTGAGCACATCAAGGGCCAGATGACTCAAGGCATTTTTGTATGTCTGGTACAGAATGACTAGATCATACTATTTTGGTgggattatttaataatctatgaAAATGATAATGAGGCCAAAAGATCAAAATGGTAAGGCAACTACAATAAGGATGAGCAGAACACAACATTACCAGTCTAtgtaatacaaatacaaataaacaaatacaaGTTGATGCATTATATATGCATAATACAATAAACAAACCCATTTATGACATAACATATATTTATAAACAAGCATAAAGCATACCTATGTTTCTCAATATGAGCTATAGCTGGTGCATCCAACTTAACTGGTTCTGTTGAATCCCTCTCCTTAGCTTCATCTCTGCTTTCCTTGCTTTCTAACCGTGCTCTATTAAGCATTTGAGATGTCATCCAAGTCAAAAATTACAGTTGAAATGTCAGATACAGGATTGTCAGACACCTACGTAGGAGATTTGTCCAACTCCTGAATTACTTTTGTGGTCCTTCTCCTCAATACAGAAGAAGAGCTAGTGTGGTTCGCAACCTCATGTGTTCCAGAAGAAGCCTCCTCAGATACATGAGAAACCTCTTCAGTTTCTACCTGATCAGTGCATTAATCACTAAAATCCATTAAGGGAAGGATATATGGAACAGTGAAtgccaaaaaataataataataatagttgcAGAGGATCTATGAAATTCTTGGAAAAACAGGGTATATATCAGAAAATTTGCTCAACAAGAGGGAAAAGGTAAAGAACACTAATTGGGGAGCTAGATATtggaaacataatttttttttccataaaCCTGCCCTTGAGAAACACTGATTTAGCCAATTCATGGTAGCACCATGGCATAGTTCTATGCTAAAACTGAGCTAGAATTACATGTAGGATATGAGCATGTATAAAGTAATAGCAGGAAAGAGTTCTTAAATACACCCATGTCCCTGACGTTAGCACTACATGCATGGGCATGAACACATCCGCAATCCATCACTCTTTCGATGATAGAAATCCATACAATTTAATACCATCATCAAGATGGATTCACCCAGAACTCCTAATAATCCATTTTTATTTAGGCCATTGAATATAGGGAGTATATTATGACCTCATTTTCAGAAGTACCATATATCTGCAGTTAACTATAAAGCTTTCTTTTACAGCTTCTAATTCAAATATAGTATCCATATTAAATCATATTTCTAATTCAGAGAAGAAAACACACTTACCAAAGGAGCAGCTAACTTGGCAGCAAGGGCTTCAATCTTTTCTGAATATTCATTCAATTTTGCTTTTGAAATGCTGGGAGGAGATTATAGTAGATCGGAAGTGACAAAGATGAAATATGATGACAAAACCACAAAGCATCCTACTTTATAGCAAATTAAGTAGTGTAGAGTTGATTGGTTTGGCATTAATACATATAACTGAGATCTTTATTAGTGGAATTGAACCACAAAAAAATCATATAACTGAGTCTATTGGCTTGGCATTAATACATACAACTGTGAAAGACCACGTTGCAACTTTACCAAATTATACTTGAATAAATTATGGAACTACAATCCTCAAGACTGAATCCAGGTTAAGTTGGGAATTGACACAAAAGATAGCAGTTTGCACTTGACACAAAATGATTCAACAAGTTCATCCTTCTAGCTTGTGTTTAAAATTTCGTGGATCATCCATGCCATGCTGAACTTCCTGAGTAAGATTAGTTGCTGATCAATGAAGGTTTTCAGTCTTACACAACTTGCACGAGTACCAAACTATTTGGCAAGAAA
This window of the Zingiber officinale cultivar Zhangliang chromosome 3B, Zo_v1.1, whole genome shotgun sequence genome carries:
- the LOC122055733 gene encoding uncharacterized protein LOC122055733, with translation MGLSKTEVNLRRLLEAAPRQQNKTKLIHYITTLREQLEQLSAETTPNGTHSISKAKLNEYSEKIEALAAKLAAPLVETEEVSHVSEEASSGTHEVANHTSSSSVLRRRTTKVIQELDKSPTARLESKESRDEAKERDSTEPVKLDAPAIAHIEKHRKLQEDLTDEMVGLARQLKESSLLMNKSLQDTEKILDSTENAVEHSLASTSRANKRAMEVYSESFKTSCFTWIVIFVMTCVFFMVVLLIRVT